AGCTCTTTGGAACGTTCTTGAAGAAAATCCAAAGCCTGTGTAAGAGAATTATGGTTAAATAGGAATATTCCTGTATTAATGGTCcgataaagtgctttaaaatgcaCAGTTTTTATTCGATGTTTACGATTgagacgtaatctcaactgaaacctGAAAAGAGGGGGGGAGATATAGTAGCCccttcctttttaaaaaaatctgctaatATGGTTGTTTTAATAACatcacaaacttttttttttttttttttaatttcactggacctttaatgcctttttattttatatttgaatgtGTGTACACAGCAAAAAATTACACACACCCAAAACTTCCTAGGTTGTCACTAGCTTCATTTCCATTTTAATTCAAATTGTACAAATTAACattgaaaaaatatgtaaaaaaaaataaaataaatagggctgcaactaacagctattttaataatcgatttaTCTgtcgattaatttttttattactcgatgaattaggaagaaaaaaaacCCAAACGCATTCATTTCCAACCCTTTAGTCAATAACAGAACTAAAATCTTTAGAAAGTGCACACACATGTTGTCCTTGaacatccctgagctgttataataataataataaaataaacttagtagttttgtcctgtttttaatccaaatatctacaaaaaaatcctaaatcaagACACATACTGGACACATCAATTAGCAtaagaaattatgtcttgttttctgaaaaacccacctcaaaattaagtgattgtttgcttaaaacatactttttgccaatggggtaagaaaagtaatcttaatgagatataatctcaaacagaagttttaagCATCACTTCATTTTCTTTTGCCGTTTTTATTGCCTAGTcttgatttaagtttttttttatatatatttggacTGGAAATAGTTTATTTAGTGTGAAATGCTCCCCTACCTTGGAAGACTAGGGTCGCACAGATATTTCTAAcgttaggctgtttttttttttttgcttcgtctTGTCTATGAGGTGCCAAAATCTGCTGGCATCAGTGTGCGAGAGAGGCAGAGCGCGTTCACTCTGCTCCGCGCTCAActaaagcttttttttaacaatcaaatcgTCTCTACGTCGCACGACACGACACAACGAATCATTGCCAACGCTTTTAGTAATCGATTCGCTTTTGTAGCCCTAAAAAATTATAATAGGCAACCAGTTGACCAAAGTAACGTACAATATTTGCTTTATAAACATGTTATTAACacataattacattatattattaacaaGCATTTTATTTCTCTCAAATATACtaaatttaacagtattttattATAACAATGAAACTACTAAAAACTCCTACAGTAGCACTCAATTATTCCTAAATAAATGCCTTTAAAGTGCAAATATACAGCAGTGTGTGTGAAATTGCAATGCAAACAATAAAATGCGTCTCTCATTCTGTATCAGTCATTATGATTTGTGTGCATTGAGCATGTTTTATCTGCTTGAAATGAATggcattattcaaattattttttagcTGATTAACAAAACATGATTTGTATTGCAAAAAATTTAGCATTTAGTTTTAGAATCCCTTTTAGGGCActcaattaaatattaattaggaAACTCAGGAGTGTTACTGAGGGTTATTACAAGACCTTCAGACTttttatgactttaaaaaaattatattgtaaccAAAGTCAAAGAggctattatatttgtttttcgcCCAGTAAAGGGTTGAAGCACTTTTCTGGTCTTGACAGTTAAATAACCAAATActatttatattagatttttataaTAGCTtactatattttacatttcacatgATACCTCTTTGTGTCCAGCTATGACTCTCCCGTCTGGAAAAAGGTAGTTGGCGACGGAGCACACAGGGTCTTGGATCCCAAGAGAAACACAGTGCTCTCTAGCTCGGACACAGGCATGTTTGTAGTGGGCTTGAGGTCGACCTATCACAGACAACATGCCACTGGACACTTGATCAGAGGCCTTCTGCATCGCCTCTGCCCTCACCTTCACCGCAAACAAAGCTGCAGGCAGAAAACAGCACTATTGTGATAAGCTGATCAAATGGAGCTGATCAGCTGATCTTTCTGGATGTCCTAAAATTTTTCAATAATATTCTCGGGTCATATATTGCCTTAACTatcaaaaacaatacaaacaataacagtattttacacaataaaaatgataggtatgtatatatttaattatgagattatagggtatatgcggacctagtgtttcttcccataccgaTAAACTTCCTGTGAATGATTAATGtaacttttttccatttaatatggcttttttacagcatcaatgttgtaatgtaattaaaatacaatcagttaaatagactttagcattcatttagttgctcaagcgtaaaacaagacaaaaagccgtttactcgcacgcacctgtcagaatcggcaggctagcgcaacAGATCAATTGAATAtacaggggtaaaataaatgttcatattttaaaggcatggcggggaaaatgtaatttaatgctgtACTTGTACAATCTGAGAACCACTTAATAGCAGATAATActccagtggagatcgctgatttttaaagaaaacagaccttaaacgtgctgattttgtaatggcatacagttcacgggaagcgcttaacccaggttactgacaaattaaaagtcctttagcatacttcCATTTGTGCATTCATACCCTAGTGTGACATCTCCAAAATTCTCAATATTGTAAagattaagcaatattttttattcaaaagtaAAATAGTATATCAAAAAACATTTGCTACTTTATAGATCAATTACATATCACtacatatgatttttaaaattatatatataagaCAACATCAAAAAAGCTTTTCCAAATAGTCTTGAGACAAAAATGGGTGTTGTTGAAGAGTTTTAGAACAactttgattaaagattttgatccacttcaaatgttgacaacTGTGCAAGTgtctatatataaaataattttaaattcctTTTTTAAATTGCAAGCTTGTGGTccaatattttacattatttactttGAATTGTCCTCAATATTATTCcagtattaatattaaaataacatcacAATGTAAATACATTGTTGTCAAAGAATATAAATATGAGAATGACTTAAATTAGAGACGAATATCAGATAGGACCTATTATTTCTGGGGTAAAGATTTATATTTAATGCCTGTGTTACttcaataaactattaaaaagtaatttacaaTAACAACACAATAGTCTAGACTGTGTATAAACTTTGCTTGTGCTTAATAGTAATAAGGCAATTAAATGTCCAGAAGCTTTATGCCTGACTTTATgaaacaaaaaatgcatcataaaaTACAGATAATACTTTGATCAAACATACCAATTTTTCCTTTTGATTTTGGTGATAAATGACCAagctttttgcaaaaaaatacaattcaaaaagcactaatttttgtaaaaaatttacCTTCAGCGAAGTTCATTGCACCAGAAAATACCAAAGCTGCAAATTCACCAACACTGAAACCTACAGCACTCACACAGCTCTCAATAGCCTAAAAAGAAgagtttatattaatattacatcaTCCACACATTTACAACAGCCAGTCCTAATAGACTTACTGCAGTATAATAGCATATACTGTAACTTACAGCAGGGTTTTCATGGTTGAGTCTCTCCACAGCAGCCAGAGAACAGACAAACACCGCAGGCTGACAATGAACAGTCTTCATAAGGTCTTTCTCTGGTCCATTTAAGCACAGAGACAGCAGGTCATAACCTAGCACCTTCTGAGCGACAGAAAACATCTCCTTGACATTTCCATACTTTAGCAATCCTCTCCCCATACCGACGAACTGACTGCCCTGCCCGGGGAACAGCAGGATGGTCGCATTCCCCGGAGCTCTGCGTATTTTCACGGACTGAGGTTCTTCAGGAGCATCTGACAGTCTTCTGTAAACCGAGACAGTCGCTTTATTCCGACACACACGAGCTCTACTATAGGACCTAAGAGTCACGCTGAGATTCAtcgtgaaataaattaaataacgtTATACAGAAATCATAGACTGTTTTTGAGGAGGTCAATCGGAAATCTGTCTGTTTGGAAGCGTGACAGGAAGTCAGCGCGCGCACATGTGGCACAAAACTGTACGGCTTTTCTGCGATCTCATTATTTTATTAGGTGATATATACGACCAAATCCATATTAAAACTTATATTGGCACAGTTGTGTTTCTTCTCACATGTCATGTGTGGGTTTATTTTCTTCGATTCTTGTATATTTTCGGTGAAAAAAAGGTACAGCGGCATCTACTGTATTGGAGGCAATAGTCTATGTTCGACTGAATATACAGTTCTACAGTAtctaaatatgtattattaatgGCCATAAACAATAATAAGTCGCTAAATTTCACGGGAAAATAGACAAGGTAAGTTGTCTTTTCGTTTCTTTTAATACAGTTGTTTAAAGCGTTTATCTTAAGCAATGGTTAAGTAGGCCAGGCCTATATTTATATTGACCAGTTACATTTTAGATTTTGGTTGTTTCTTGCATTACACAATTATTTAcgattttaattagtttgaaaagtcattaaacaaattaataacaatacCAACGTTATTCAAACTGTAATGTGATTAATATAATGAATTACATGtgtaatacatattaataaacaatcacattaataaatataaatcaatatagaaatgttatataaataaaaataaacacacacacacacacacacacacacacacacacacacacacacacacacaaaggatgatgtaataatataatacaattgtgattttataaatattaataatttccaAACATGTGCTTCtcaattatgtaaaataattcaTGAAAACgaagtgtgtgtgcgcgtataaacatacacacatacaaatctgacatagcaatattttgttttgctgcaatatatattgtgatatgaatataccTTCACCtgatggtttgaatagctctgtTTGGAAAGATTTCTTTCATTTAGATCGATTAGGATGACCAAGTCATTTTCTTTGCAGTGCATCTgcctaaaatataataaatgacaagcatatacacagtgctcagcatttacACCTCCcaacaaatctctcatttaaactaaggttttctataggaagctttacaatataatatttatacaatattatagTCAGTCTTGAGGCCAAATCtagttcaaaaattagtagcccaaatttatctttgggaaaaatattttatacaatttttaaaaatagcaaaaatcaagagaaacaaaaaatatataaaatttcctTGAAACGTTGTAGTTggtaatttttttccccaatattttgcatgaatttaattctATTATCTTCCATTTCTAATgatgttttgtgactaaaatattatttaataaatatatctgtttaataaatttgttttgttgaatTGCACCAATATAGAATACCTACCATTACTAAAAAATggatatacaaatatttttatacagtattcAAGGACagaaatcaaacataaaataacatggtcaccATCGTTGTATAAATAATgaacttttaaataatatttcatatcTTTCTGTAATCTGTAATAAACAATTACAATAgcaatgcaatatatatatatatatatatatatatatatatatataaaacacataatATATTTCTGTCAACTTTGtgatgtatatgtttttttatatagaatttattatgactattattaaTTGTTTGTGACAAGTGTTACTAAATGACA
The Danio rerio strain Tuebingen ecotype United States chromosome 4, GRCz12tu, whole genome shotgun sequence genome window above contains:
- the mcat gene encoding malonyl-CoA-acyl carrier protein transacylase, mitochondrial, whose translation is MNLSVTLRSYSRARVCRNKATVSVYRRLSDAPEEPQSVKIRRAPGNATILLFPGQGSQFVGMGRGLLKYGNVKEMFSVAQKVLGYDLLSLCLNGPEKDLMKTVHCQPAVFVCSLAAVERLNHENPAAIESCVSAVGFSVGEFAALVFSGAMNFAEALFAVKVRAEAMQKASDQVSSGMLSVIGRPQAHYKHACVRAREHCVSLGIQDPVCSVANYLFPDGRVIAGHKEALDFLQERSKELNFMRTRLLPVSGAFHTSLMEAAVEPLRDVLRKIEVRRPEISVHSNVDGKRYMHDKHIRNQLAKQLVSPVKWEQTLHEIYQRAQGQEFPHTYEVGPGRHLGSMLQKCNMKAFKNYTHVDVALAED